A genomic segment from Lignipirellula cremea encodes:
- a CDS encoding DMT family transporter: protein MLLVDNAEVSLLGPQAWLPLLAAAMFSLGAMFLKRSNSWPVGVWRTTFLLNMSIAFVFIPSVLLGGELPPWTQLWQPLWIAVLFVVGQIATIWALTRGDVSVAAPVLGLKIILVAVLAWALTRSVLPPDLWAAAALATLGVILLNQGGSGKRDHVLLSVVCALISAGAFALFDICVQEWRGDWGLGRLLPLVFLFSSVLSLGMIPLFEAPLREIPRPARRWLAAGCGLLAVQSLGIVFAVALFGKAPIANVFYSTRGLWGVLLAWQLGPWIGVVEIGRGGSAIWFRLTGALLLLISVTLLIL from the coding sequence ATGCTGTTGGTCGACAACGCCGAAGTCTCGCTCCTTGGGCCCCAGGCGTGGCTGCCGCTGCTGGCGGCGGCCATGTTCTCGCTGGGCGCTATGTTCCTGAAACGGTCCAATTCCTGGCCTGTCGGCGTGTGGCGGACGACGTTTTTGCTGAATATGTCGATCGCTTTTGTGTTCATCCCCAGCGTGCTGCTGGGCGGTGAACTTCCCCCCTGGACTCAGCTCTGGCAACCGCTGTGGATCGCCGTGCTGTTTGTCGTGGGGCAGATCGCCACGATCTGGGCGCTAACGCGGGGGGATGTTTCCGTGGCTGCCCCGGTGCTGGGATTGAAAATCATCCTGGTCGCCGTGCTGGCCTGGGCGTTGACCCGGTCAGTTCTGCCGCCCGATCTGTGGGCGGCCGCCGCGCTGGCGACGCTAGGAGTCATCCTGCTGAACCAGGGCGGCAGCGGCAAACGTGACCATGTGTTGCTGTCGGTGGTTTGTGCGCTGATCTCTGCGGGAGCGTTCGCCCTGTTTGATATTTGCGTGCAGGAATGGCGCGGCGACTGGGGGCTGGGCCGCTTGCTGCCGCTGGTGTTTTTATTCAGCTCGGTGCTTTCGCTGGGGATGATCCCGCTTTTTGAAGCCCCTTTGCGGGAGATTCCTCGGCCGGCTCGCCGCTGGCTGGCGGCGGGTTGCGGACTACTGGCCGTGCAGTCGCTGGGAATCGTGTTTGCGGTGGCGCTGTTTGGCAAAGCTCCCATCGCCAATGTGTTTTACAGCACGCGCGGCCTGTGGGGCGTGCTGCTGGCCTGGCAACTGGGGCCATGGATCGGCGTTGTCGAGATCGGCCGGGGCGGTTCGGCGATCTGGTTTCGCTTGACGGGCGCTCTGTTGCTGCTAATCTCGGTAACGCTGTTAATCCTGTAA
- a CDS encoding sulfatase: MQNSDALLARGLAWSWLLAISLTLAAPVAAQAADGETRPNVLFLIADDLNCDLGCYGHPLVKSPQIDALARTAVRFEQAYCQYPLCGPSRASFMTGLYPDQTRIHQNAILIRDRMPDVQTMSQMFRQAGYTAARVGKIYHYNVPNSIGSDGHDDPDSWDVKVNPIGRDKIEESKIFSLRPGSFGGTLSWLSADGDDDDQTDGKGALAAIELLTEFAQNKTPFFLAVGFYRPHTPYVAPHAYFDLYPPHQIQVPKVPEGYLETLPEPAQQALLRKKDQVNLDPKLAVQAIQAYYASISLMDAQVGRVLKSLDDLGLADNTVVLFTSDHGYHMGEHGYYQKTTLFENAAHVPLLIRAPGMKQAGGHTASFAEMVDFYPTLAELCGLTPPGNLSGVSLAPVLDDLAATPRAAALTQYGSGYSLRTPRYRYTEWGVGGDKGNELYDRKTDPAEMHNLAGDPDQADRIKELSFQLGKRIEQAQKTPTGLRQIGKP, from the coding sequence ATGCAAAACTCTGATGCGTTACTGGCCCGCGGTCTGGCATGGTCCTGGCTGCTGGCGATTAGTCTGACCCTGGCAGCTCCTGTCGCCGCCCAGGCGGCCGACGGCGAAACGCGGCCGAATGTGCTGTTCCTGATAGCCGACGATTTGAACTGCGACCTGGGCTGCTATGGCCATCCGCTGGTCAAGTCGCCCCAGATCGACGCCCTGGCCCGGACCGCGGTGCGCTTTGAACAGGCGTATTGCCAGTACCCGTTGTGCGGGCCCAGTCGCGCCTCGTTCATGACGGGCCTGTATCCCGACCAGACGCGGATTCACCAGAATGCCATTCTGATTCGCGATCGCATGCCCGACGTGCAAACGATGTCGCAGATGTTTCGCCAGGCCGGTTATACGGCGGCACGGGTCGGAAAAATCTATCACTACAACGTGCCAAACTCCATCGGATCCGACGGCCATGATGATCCCGATTCATGGGACGTGAAGGTCAATCCGATCGGCCGCGATAAAATCGAAGAGTCAAAAATCTTCTCGCTCCGACCCGGCAGCTTTGGCGGGACGCTCAGCTGGCTCTCCGCCGACGGCGACGACGACGACCAGACCGACGGCAAAGGAGCCCTGGCCGCCATCGAACTGCTTACTGAATTCGCCCAGAACAAAACGCCGTTCTTTCTGGCCGTCGGATTCTACCGACCGCACACGCCGTACGTGGCGCCCCACGCTTACTTTGACTTGTACCCGCCGCACCAGATTCAAGTACCGAAGGTCCCAGAAGGCTATCTGGAAACCCTCCCTGAACCGGCCCAGCAGGCGCTGTTGCGAAAGAAAGACCAGGTCAACCTGGACCCCAAACTGGCCGTCCAGGCAATCCAGGCCTACTACGCTTCGATTAGCCTGATGGACGCCCAGGTCGGCCGCGTGCTGAAGTCGCTCGACGATCTGGGGCTGGCCGACAACACGGTGGTCCTGTTCACCTCGGACCATGGCTATCACATGGGCGAACACGGCTACTACCAGAAGACCACGCTGTTTGAGAACGCCGCGCATGTGCCGCTGCTGATCCGCGCTCCTGGCATGAAACAGGCGGGCGGCCACACGGCGTCGTTCGCGGAGATGGTCGACTTCTACCCGACTCTGGCCGAACTATGCGGCCTCACTCCGCCCGGCAATCTGTCCGGCGTAAGCCTGGCGCCTGTGCTTGACGATTTGGCCGCTACTCCCAGGGCAGCCGCCCTCACGCAGTACGGTTCGGGATACAGTCTCCGCACGCCCCGCTATCGCTATACGGAATGGGGCGTCGGCGGTGATAAAGGGAACGAACTGTACGATCGGAAAACCGACCCGGCCGAGATGCACAACCTGGCAGGCGATCCCGACCAGGCCGACCGCATCAAAGAGCTTTCCTTCCAGCTCGGCAAGCGGATCGAGCAGGCACAGAAGACGCCGACCGGCCTGCGTCAGATCGGCAAACCGTAG
- a CDS encoding prolipoprotein diacylglyceryl transferase, whose translation MGYSLFMLLAMAVFLLVRWQTPVPRELARLPFWERALLLLAGFLGGMIGAKVPFIVGEGVAGLSSGEWLADGKTITTGLLGAYLAVEAAKIALGLRLKTGDRFAPAIAAALAVGRWGCFVNGCCYGARTTGFWGVDLIGDGPRYPTQVYESVFHAAMFALLLWLQAGDRLRTHRLQFYFIAYGLFRLASESLRPEPIVWAGMTFYQLVSLLMIVLMAAQWGWEESSKPIPSADLPMELDEPNHQGAAKPHAAARK comes from the coding sequence GTGGGCTATTCCCTGTTCATGTTGCTGGCGATGGCCGTGTTCCTGCTGGTCCGCTGGCAGACGCCCGTCCCGCGAGAGCTGGCGCGGCTCCCGTTCTGGGAACGGGCCCTGCTGCTGCTGGCGGGATTTCTCGGCGGGATGATCGGAGCGAAGGTTCCCTTCATCGTCGGCGAAGGCGTCGCCGGCCTGTCCAGCGGAGAATGGCTGGCTGACGGGAAAACAATCACCACGGGCCTGCTGGGCGCTTACCTGGCGGTCGAAGCAGCCAAGATCGCCCTGGGGCTGCGTTTAAAAACGGGCGATCGGTTTGCGCCGGCGATCGCCGCAGCGCTGGCCGTTGGTCGCTGGGGATGCTTCGTCAACGGCTGCTGTTACGGCGCGCGGACGACTGGCTTCTGGGGCGTCGACCTGATTGGCGATGGGCCGCGTTACCCCACGCAAGTCTACGAGTCGGTCTTTCATGCGGCCATGTTCGCCCTGCTGCTGTGGCTGCAGGCCGGCGACCGACTGCGGACCCATCGCCTGCAGTTTTATTTTATCGCCTATGGCCTGTTCCGGCTGGCGTCGGAAAGCCTGCGGCCGGAGCCGATCGTGTGGGCCGGTATGACTTTCTATCAACTCGTTTCCCTGTTGATGATCGTATTGATGGCGGCCCAATGGGGCTGGGAGGAATCCAGCAAACCGATCCCCTCGGCAGACCTCCCCATGGAACTGGACGAACCGAACCATCAAGGCGCCGCAAAGCCCCATGCTGCGGCCCGTAAGTAG
- a CDS encoding SPFH domain-containing protein encodes MFGIRYLKAPPTTYIMQFRKGSVVREGAGLAFLYFAPTSVIVSLPFGSTDAPYVFNEVTADFQEATIQGQLTYRITNPARLSALLDYSLDAQGRHQSDDPGKLNDRLIQAAQILAREYTGKARLRDLLLGSDDLVKHVEAGFRSMESVAMLGVEVLGFSVLSIKGTPEMSKALQADAREKLLQQADEAIYARRNTAVELERKIRENELQTEIAVELKRRQVKETKLQADIALEQERSALVDRKVENQRKEAEAQGAALRATLEPLRETDWRTLMAASPKGFDARSLIAMGFLDLANSSGKIGQLNISPDLLQSLLQTRDPSEE; translated from the coding sequence ATGTTTGGTATCAGGTATCTCAAAGCGCCGCCGACCACGTATATCATGCAGTTCCGCAAAGGCAGCGTCGTGCGGGAAGGGGCGGGGCTGGCGTTTCTTTATTTTGCGCCGACTTCGGTCATTGTTTCGCTGCCGTTCGGCAGCACCGACGCGCCCTATGTTTTCAACGAAGTCACGGCCGATTTCCAGGAAGCGACGATCCAGGGGCAGCTGACCTACCGGATCACCAATCCGGCTCGGCTTTCTGCTTTGCTGGACTACAGTCTTGACGCCCAAGGGCGCCATCAGAGCGACGACCCTGGCAAGCTCAATGACCGGCTGATCCAGGCGGCCCAGATTCTGGCCCGGGAGTATACGGGGAAGGCGAGGCTGCGTGATCTACTGCTGGGCAGCGATGATCTGGTCAAGCATGTGGAGGCTGGTTTCCGATCGATGGAATCCGTCGCCATGCTGGGCGTCGAGGTGCTGGGGTTCTCAGTGCTTTCCATCAAAGGCACTCCCGAGATGTCCAAAGCCCTGCAGGCCGACGCCCGGGAAAAGTTGCTGCAGCAGGCCGACGAAGCGATTTACGCCCGCCGCAACACGGCCGTGGAACTGGAGCGGAAAATCCGCGAGAACGAACTGCAGACGGAAATCGCCGTCGAGCTGAAACGGCGGCAAGTGAAAGAGACAAAGCTGCAGGCCGATATCGCCCTGGAGCAAGAACGGTCCGCTCTGGTCGATCGCAAGGTTGAGAACCAGCGGAAAGAAGCAGAAGCACAGGGCGCCGCATTACGGGCCACGCTGGAACCGCTGCGGGAAACTGACTGGCGCACGTTGATGGCGGCCTCGCCCAAGGGGTTCGACGCCCGCAGCCTGATCGCGATGGGCTTTCTGGACCTGGCGAACAGTTCGGGAAAGATCGGGCAACTGAACATTTCGCCCGACCTGCTGCAGTCCCTGCTGCAGACCCGCGACCCCAGCGAGGAGTAA
- a CDS encoding GNAT family N-acetyltransferase yields the protein MRLIQYRNAAEFSAAADKWDDLWTRSACAVPAVRSAIISDWLLQFSQPGKFKAFAVEDSEGRLLAALPLAARKLGGVVEVAGLTSNPWAPCGDLLLDETTDTDAVLDLLAPCIHQAPGALGWFDGVAIDTPRWVGFQNALRRAGMSFDVRESCLVGVVPVTGNWDAYRKTWSKNFRQVVGRRVRRFREDENRTFRIQHSFSPAEVRPLLERGFEVEDRCWKGEAGSSIVRSPGMAAYLIRQSEQLAAWGQLTLAFLEEKGRPFAFELGWTAKGVHHPFKVAYDEEFKSCGPGQLLLHEVIEHFFHDDQVHAIDFTGPLQSYTDRWRPEPYRLGRIVVSPRQLLGKTMYFGYKHVWGSYRKFKNRNQVTVSEASSL from the coding sequence ATGCGATTGATTCAATACCGTAACGCGGCCGAATTTTCCGCGGCCGCTGACAAGTGGGACGACCTGTGGACCCGCAGCGCCTGCGCCGTGCCGGCGGTGCGTTCGGCCATCATCTCCGACTGGCTGCTGCAGTTTTCGCAACCGGGCAAGTTCAAGGCCTTTGCCGTCGAAGATAGCGAGGGCCGGCTGCTGGCCGCCTTGCCGCTGGCCGCCCGGAAACTGGGCGGCGTGGTCGAAGTGGCCGGTTTGACGAGCAACCCCTGGGCTCCCTGCGGCGACCTGCTGCTGGACGAAACAACCGACACAGACGCGGTGCTGGATCTGCTGGCTCCCTGCATCCACCAGGCGCCGGGAGCGCTGGGATGGTTCGACGGGGTCGCCATCGATACGCCCCGCTGGGTTGGTTTCCAGAACGCGCTGCGCCGGGCCGGCATGTCGTTTGATGTGCGTGAGAGCTGCCTGGTCGGCGTCGTTCCTGTCACCGGAAACTGGGACGCTTACCGAAAAACCTGGTCCAAGAACTTCCGCCAGGTGGTGGGCCGACGGGTACGGCGTTTTCGCGAAGACGAGAACCGCACCTTCCGCATCCAGCACAGTTTCTCGCCCGCCGAGGTGCGTCCCTTGCTGGAACGCGGTTTCGAGGTCGAAGATCGTTGCTGGAAAGGAGAAGCCGGCAGTTCGATCGTCCGCTCTCCCGGCATGGCCGCCTACCTGATTCGCCAGTCGGAACAGCTGGCGGCCTGGGGGCAGTTAACGCTTGCCTTTCTGGAAGAAAAGGGGCGGCCGTTTGCCTTCGAGCTGGGCTGGACCGCCAAAGGGGTGCATCACCCCTTCAAGGTCGCCTACGACGAAGAGTTCAAAAGCTGCGGCCCCGGCCAGTTGCTGCTGCACGAAGTGATTGAGCATTTCTTCCACGACGACCAGGTCCACGCGATCGACTTTACGGGGCCCCTGCAGTCCTACACCGATCGCTGGCGGCCGGAGCCGTATCGGCTCGGCCGGATCGTCGTTTCACCGCGCCAGCTGCTCGGCAAAACGATGTACTTCGGTTACAAGCATGTCTGGGGCAGCTACCGCAAGTTCAAAAACCGGAACCAGGTCACCGTGAGTGAAGCCTCGTCGCTGTAG
- a CDS encoding caspase family protein: MHRWTKIQILGVLGCLASLSWGSLQASGQEGPPRLVLNPQGPLGIVNGMAFAPGSNRLYEGGDDKAVREWSVRDQDGRLSLAMQRTYRWGIARGQRGVVHTLAISGNGRYLAFSGLSAMSSNGDIALYDLRTGEYMRALRGHRQPLEDLSFSPDSKQLVSSSIDGELRVWQLSDFTDVVLREKSNQTLYHSPALFLSNDLVAAVCWDSPQQISIFDTSRPKARPYTLPHRHAGAVQVLARDVSGHWASADSKAEVYVWNGWKQSRVRAQERPALSLAFSPGGVLFMTTESGPQSKFSVMEMWDWRSGKLLDDRTISHDLHSAACAASTTGDYAAAYGSDQSEILLFRLRDAKGNRINKPLSSMAPTRRTGGGNKIWKVAFSTDRDYQLGIGVKYNAATPQFNRYGEITQYFDFKRQQMNAARRDQKWLDPETSRDGWKLSVDRTRLVLTLSQDGVTRGTIQMRPDAAQQGFIESYAWVNDAAGRTFALAVGTPEPNSGIYVYSLPTPRQPAKVLRYFRDHTDRVTSLSVSPDGKYLASGSTDQMIKLWSLEGLAPGHNAAGLSPTLGVRFALDNGKATVVAISKAGIAYARGLREGDTIESFRFLENGKVTTATKADDILAALQRRADIYWEDMVLVYRSKGQRDLKQLLLKPAWEPILNLFADRRGEWACWTPQGYYYQASVSGDELFGWQFNESGDQGPRFFQAAQFRKQLEQPQLIQRLLAAGNVIDALANSGVADPGKAAEYVLSLSTEAPQVTLVSPRPNTKFGRSEEILIEAEVKVIDPRDADRFVAACRINGAPLGAPAVARRGVTSIYQWKAVASSSLNRIRVSVEERGLHTSGFFQDVDVFVQAEPIPVQPKLHIVTLAANDYPGKLALTYPLADAAAVVKALALEGGELYQPGEVMALVNDEITPDSVTDLISELQNNLKNVAAEDVLVVFIAGHGVSDTDDYFFIPPFSTGEDLGSIRLQEKGISWQLLRKIMSIRCRKLFLLDTCFSGNIIRNERDPAYQWKAAVRPLRRDEAVVITATSPGQFSYEPSPAKADEMGIHNGLFTHSIVMGLAGHADGESSNREGRNDRIEVDELVHFVRKETNRLSPLQQPTSTPVDDLGFVPLTEFQRRPGE, translated from the coding sequence ATGCACCGTTGGACAAAAATCCAGATTCTCGGCGTGCTGGGTTGTCTGGCAAGCCTGTCTTGGGGCAGCCTGCAGGCCAGCGGCCAAGAGGGACCGCCGCGACTGGTGCTCAATCCACAAGGGCCGCTGGGGATCGTCAACGGCATGGCCTTTGCGCCCGGCTCGAATCGCCTTTATGAAGGGGGCGACGACAAAGCGGTCCGGGAATGGAGCGTTCGCGACCAGGACGGACGCCTGTCCCTGGCGATGCAGCGAACGTACCGCTGGGGCATTGCCCGCGGCCAACGCGGGGTCGTCCATACGCTCGCCATCAGCGGCAACGGCCGATACCTCGCCTTTAGCGGGCTGAGCGCCATGTCATCCAATGGGGACATTGCCCTGTACGATCTGCGTACGGGCGAGTACATGCGGGCCCTGCGCGGGCATCGCCAGCCGTTAGAGGATCTCTCCTTTTCTCCTGACAGCAAGCAGCTTGTGTCTTCAAGTATTGATGGAGAACTGCGGGTCTGGCAATTGTCGGACTTCACGGACGTCGTACTAAGAGAGAAGAGCAACCAAACGCTCTACCATAGCCCGGCCCTGTTTTTGTCCAACGACCTGGTCGCCGCCGTCTGCTGGGACTCGCCGCAGCAGATCAGCATTTTCGATACTTCGCGGCCCAAGGCGCGGCCGTATACCTTGCCGCATCGCCATGCAGGCGCTGTGCAGGTGCTGGCGCGCGACGTCAGCGGGCATTGGGCGTCGGCGGACTCCAAAGCGGAAGTGTACGTCTGGAACGGATGGAAGCAGAGCCGGGTGCGCGCCCAGGAACGCCCCGCCCTGTCGCTGGCTTTTTCGCCCGGCGGCGTGCTGTTTATGACGACCGAATCCGGCCCGCAGAGCAAGTTTTCGGTGATGGAAATGTGGGACTGGCGGAGCGGAAAGCTGCTCGATGATCGCACGATATCGCACGACCTGCACTCGGCCGCGTGCGCCGCCAGCACAACGGGAGATTACGCCGCCGCCTACGGCAGCGACCAGTCCGAGATTCTGCTGTTCCGGCTGCGCGACGCAAAAGGGAACCGAATCAACAAACCGCTCAGCAGCATGGCGCCCACCCGACGCACAGGCGGCGGGAACAAAATCTGGAAGGTCGCCTTTAGCACCGACCGCGATTACCAGCTGGGCATAGGAGTAAAGTACAACGCGGCCACGCCGCAATTCAATCGCTACGGCGAAATCACCCAGTACTTTGACTTCAAACGCCAACAGATGAACGCGGCGCGGCGGGACCAAAAATGGCTTGATCCCGAAACCAGCCGGGACGGCTGGAAACTCAGCGTAGACCGCACGCGGCTGGTGTTGACGCTGTCGCAGGACGGCGTCACTCGAGGCACAATCCAGATGCGCCCTGACGCAGCCCAACAAGGATTCATCGAATCCTATGCCTGGGTGAACGACGCCGCGGGCCGGACCTTTGCGCTGGCGGTCGGCACGCCCGAGCCGAACAGTGGGATCTATGTTTACAGCCTGCCCACGCCGCGACAGCCGGCCAAAGTGCTGCGTTATTTCCGCGATCATACCGACCGTGTTACCTCGCTGAGCGTGTCTCCCGATGGCAAGTACCTGGCGTCGGGATCGACCGATCAAATGATCAAATTGTGGAGCCTGGAAGGACTGGCGCCGGGCCATAACGCGGCCGGCTTGAGCCCTACCCTGGGAGTCCGCTTTGCACTGGATAACGGCAAAGCGACGGTGGTCGCGATCTCGAAAGCCGGCATTGCTTACGCCCGAGGATTACGAGAAGGCGACACGATCGAATCGTTCCGGTTCCTGGAAAACGGCAAGGTGACCACGGCGACTAAAGCCGACGACATCCTGGCGGCGCTGCAGCGCAGGGCCGACATTTACTGGGAGGACATGGTCCTGGTTTATCGCAGCAAAGGGCAGCGCGACCTGAAACAGCTGCTGCTGAAACCGGCCTGGGAGCCGATCCTGAACCTGTTTGCCGATCGACGCGGCGAATGGGCCTGCTGGACGCCGCAAGGCTACTATTACCAGGCCAGCGTCAGCGGCGACGAATTGTTCGGCTGGCAGTTCAACGAATCCGGCGACCAGGGACCACGGTTCTTCCAGGCGGCCCAGTTCCGTAAACAGCTGGAACAGCCCCAGTTGATCCAGCGACTGCTCGCGGCCGGCAATGTGATCGACGCCCTGGCCAACAGCGGGGTGGCGGACCCCGGCAAGGCGGCCGAGTACGTGCTGTCGCTTTCCACCGAAGCTCCCCAGGTCACGCTGGTCAGCCCGCGTCCCAATACAAAGTTTGGTCGCAGCGAAGAGATCCTGATCGAAGCCGAAGTCAAAGTGATCGACCCGCGCGACGCGGACCGCTTTGTCGCTGCCTGCCGCATCAATGGCGCTCCGCTGGGAGCGCCCGCCGTGGCGCGGCGGGGAGTAACCTCGATCTATCAATGGAAAGCAGTCGCTTCCAGTTCGCTCAATCGAATCCGCGTCAGCGTGGAAGAACGCGGCTTGCACACGTCGGGGTTCTTCCAGGATGTCGATGTGTTTGTGCAGGCCGAGCCGATTCCCGTCCAGCCGAAGCTCCATATCGTAACGCTGGCCGCCAACGATTATCCGGGCAAGCTGGCCCTGACATATCCTCTGGCCGATGCCGCCGCCGTCGTCAAAGCGCTCGCACTCGAAGGCGGCGAACTGTACCAGCCAGGCGAAGTGATGGCCCTGGTCAACGACGAGATCACGCCGGATTCCGTGACCGACCTGATCAGCGAACTGCAGAACAACCTGAAGAACGTCGCCGCCGAAGACGTCCTGGTCGTCTTCATCGCTGGCCATGGTGTTTCCGACACCGACGATTACTTTTTTATCCCTCCCTTCAGCACAGGCGAGGATCTGGGTTCGATCCGCCTTCAGGAAAAAGGCATCTCCTGGCAGTTGCTGCGGAAGATCATGTCAATCCGCTGCCGCAAACTGTTCCTGCTGGACACCTGCTTTTCCGGCAACATCATCCGAAACGAACGCGACCCTGCCTACCAGTGGAAAGCCGCCGTCCGGCCACTGCGGCGGGACGAAGCCGTGGTGATTACCGCGACCTCGCCAGGCCAGTTCTCCTACGAACCCAGCCCGGCCAAAGCCGATGAAATGGGAATCCATAACGGCCTGTTTACCCATTCCATTGTGATGGGTCTGGCAGGACATGCGGACGGGGAATCCTCCAATCGCGAAGGCAGAAACGATCGGATCGAGGTCGATGAACTGGTCCATTTTGTCCGCAAAGAAACGAATCGTCTGTCGCCGCTGCAGCAGCCGACCAGCACGCCGGTTGACGATCTGGGCTTTGTCCCTTTGACCGAATTCCAGCGCCGTCCTGGCGAGTAG